The following proteins are encoded in a genomic region of Arachis stenosperma cultivar V10309 chromosome 4, arast.V10309.gnm1.PFL2, whole genome shotgun sequence:
- the LOC130975575 gene encoding serine/threonine-protein phosphatase 7 long form homolog yields MEDERRLYRLDGVAHIAGTIDEELSRCVHNVRRQQNMPLHDRIILYLERAGLYHLARLNAHWFWLDEPLVSAFIERWWPETHTFHMPFRECTITLQDVAYQLGLPVDGQAVSGVLPADASEETMHIYARAYIMMHLSTQLFMDKSANRVHLRWLPFVARLDDMDSYSWGAAVLAWLYRCMCRVANRNVTNLAGPL; encoded by the exons ATGGAGGATGAACGGCGGTTGTACCGGCTCGACGGTGTTGCTCACATAGCCGGAACCATCGATGAAGAG CTTTCCCGATGTGTGCATAACGTCCGTAGGCAACAGAATATGCCATTACATGATAGGATCATACTTTACTTGGAGAGGGCTGGGTTGTACCACCTGGCTAGGCTGAACGCGCATTGGTTCTGGTTGGATGAGCCTCTGGTCAGCGCATTTATCGAGAGGTGGTGGCCTGAGACCCACACTTTCCATATGCCATTCAGAGAGTGTACTATCACGCTCCAAGATGTGGCATACCAGCTCGGGCTGCCCGTGGATGGCCAGGCTGTTTCCGG GGTGTTACCAGCAGATGCTTCGGAGGAGACCATGCACATATATGCACGTGCGTATATTATGATGCATTTGTCGACACAGCTGTTCATGGACAAGAGTGCTAATCGGGTCCACCTTCGCTGGTTGCCTTTTGTGGCGAGACTTGACGATATGGACAGCTATAGCTGGGGTGCCGCTGTATTGGCGTGGCTGTACCGATGCATGTGCAGGGTGGCGAACAGAAACGTCACCAACTTGGCTGGACCCCTTTAG